CGACGACTCCGAGCGGGACGCACTCGAAGTCGAGGGCGTCTTCCTCGACACGGCGACCGTCGACCGCTACCGCCGACTGCTCGACCGCGTCCCGGAGTAACACGCCGGCGGCGTCCGCGTCGCCCAACTGTCGCGGCCGCGTGCGAGCCGTTCGTCTTTTTTCACTCGCGGGTTCTGATCAGCGCGTCGACGGCGACTGGCCCGTCGTCGGTCACGAGGATCGGGTTGAGGTCGAGTTCGGCGACCGCCTCGACCGTCGTGGCCAGGTCGCCGACGTTCACGAGCAACTCGACGAGCCCGTCGAGCGAGAGCGCGGGCCCGCCGCGTCGGTCGGCGAGGAGGTCCGCGAGCGCCGTCGTCTCGACCGCCTCCCGCGCGTCGTCCCGCGAGAACGGCGGCACCAACACCGCGCTGTCGTTCAGCGCCTCGACCAGGACGCCGCCGGGGCCGACCGTCACGAGCGAGCCGAACACCTCGTCCGGCGAGACGCCCGCGATGGCCTCGACGCCGTCGTCGACCATCGGCTGGACGAGCACGCCCTCGATCGCCTCGGTGGGGGCGCTGGCCCGGGCGGCCTCCGTGATCTCCCCGAAGGCGTCGCGGACCCCTTCGGCGGAGTCGACGCCGACCCGGACGGCACCGACGTCGGTCCGGTGTGGGAGCGCGGGTGAGTCGATCTTGAGGACGACCGGGTAGCCGACCGCCTCCGCGGCGGCAACGGCGTCGTCCGCGGTCGTCGCGAGGTGCGTCTCCACGACCGGGACGTCGAACGCCGCGAGCAGGGCCTCGCTCTCGGCCCACGTGAGGACGCGCCCGCGCGGCGGGTCGACGGCGGGATCGTCGAGCCGCTCGTCGAGTTCGGGTCGGGTCGGTCGCTCCGCGAGTCGGTCGCGAGCGGCGGCGGCGTCGACGGTCGAGGCGACCGCGTCCATGCAGCGGCCGGGATCCTCGTACACGGGAATCGACCGCCGAAGCCGGGCGTACGGCGGGGTCTCGGTTGGGTCGTCGGGCTCTTTCCGCCCGGTCCAGAGGACGAACACCGGGTCGTCGGTGCGGTCGACGATGGCTTGGAGGTCGCCCGCGACGCGGGCGGCCCGTTCGTCCACGGCCGAGAGGCCGATGGCGAAGACGTAGGCGTCGAACGACTCGTCGGCGAACAGCGTGTCGGCGATCTCGGGGAGCACCTCGGCGCCGTAGCCACGGATGTCGGCGGGGTTGTGGAACGCGCCGAACGTGAGCAGTTCGTCCATCTCCAGCAGCGTTTCCTCGGTCTCGCCGGTGATGTCCGGGAGCGCGAGTCCGCGTTCGTCGGCCAGATCGGCGAGCAGGCTCGCCAGCCCGCCACTGGTCGACGCGACGGCGACGCGGCCGCCCTCGGGGGCGTCGTCCGTCGCGTGTGCGCTGGCCCGCGAGAGCAGGTCGGGGATGTCCGGGACGCGCTGGACGCCGGTCTGTCGGAACGCCGCCTCCCAGGCGTCGTCGTCGCCCGTGAGCGACCCGGTGTGTGAGAGGGTCGCGGCCTCGGCGACGTCCGACTGGCCGATCTTCACGGTGAGGACGGGCGTTCCGGCGCGGGTCGCGGCCTCGGCGACGCGCATGAACCGCTCGGGGTCGGTCAGCCCCTCGACGTACGCGCAGACGACGTCGACCGTCTCCTGGGCGGCGAGGTAGGCGACGTAGTCGCTGGTGGTGAGGTCGGCCTCGTTGCCGGTCGAGACGATGTGGCTGAAGTGGACGTCGTCGTCCGCGGCGCGCTCGAAGAAGGTGGTAAACGCGAGCGCACCGGACTGACTGACGAGGCCGATCGATCCCGGCTCGGGCTCGCGGGAACACGTCGCGGTCAGCGTCGCGCCGCGGGCCGCCATCACGCCGATGCAGTTCGGCCCGACGACGCGGATCCCGACCTCGGCGGCAGTCGCGGCGAGTTCGGCCTCGAGTTCGGCCCCGCGCTCGTCCGCCTCGCCGAAGCCGGCGGCGACGACGAGCGCCACGGGGACGCCGCGTTCGCCCGCCGAGCGAACGACGTCGACGACGTAGTCGCGGGGGACGCTGACGACGACGAGATCGACGGTCTCGGGCACGTCGTCGATCGAATCGTAGCAGGGCCGATCCCACACCTCCTCGCGCTTCGGGTTCACGGGGTACAGCGAGCCGTCGAAGCCGTAGTCGAGGAGGTTGTCGATGAGGTTGCCGGCGTAAAACGAGTCCGGACTCGCGCCGACGACGGCGACGGAGTCTGGATCGAACAGGGGGGCGAGAGCTGGGGCGTCGACTGACATCGGCTGAACTGGCTCGCCGCCCGTAAAAACGTTTGATAAATCGTTGTAGTTGTGACGGCGCAGTGACCCGACGGAGGGACTCGCCTTCGGGTACTCCCGCGGGAACCATGTGCGTTTTTCCCCTCCGGAGCGAAGAGACGAGCGGTGGCAGTGACGACAGTTACCCCCTCCGAGCCCCGTGTGACGAGGCATTTCCCCGAGCCACCGTTCTGACGACCCGGATCCGCGACGCTCGCCGACGAGCGTGAGCGCCGAGCCGCGTGCATCGAACCCACACAGCCGCGCGCCGATTATCCGTCTACTCGACGAGACGCGTGTATGGACGACTCCCGCGCGCCGACCCGCCGTCGACTCCTCGCGGTGCTCGCCGCCGGTGTCACGGGCGCGTTCGCCGGCTGTGCGACCGACGCGCCGCGCGCTGCCGACGGGGAGACGGCGGTGACGGCGACACCGAGGCCGTCGCCGACGGCCCCCGACCGCGGCGCGTTCGCCGTCGACGGAACGCCCGTTCCCGTCGAGGAGCGCGACAGCCTCGGGGAGTGGGGGCTCCCTTCGACGATCTGTCGGGCGGAGATCGTCGAGGACACGGGGATCCGCGCCATCGTCGAACCCGTCTTCGGCGACAGCTGGGAGGAGATCGCGGTCGAAGAGCGGTACCGGATGGGGTTCGAGGTCGGCGACGGCCTCACCGACGACAGCTACGTCATCGGCGTGACGAGCGCCGACGGCGACCAGGCCCGCGCGTACCCGCTGTCGGTGGTCTGGTGGCACGAGATCGTCAACGACAGCCTCGACGGGCCGCTGCTCGTCACGTTCTGTCCGATCTGCCAGTCGGGGATGGTCGCCGAGCGGCTCGTCGACGGCGAGCCGACCGTCTTCGGCGTCACGGGACAGCTCTGGCAACCCCCACGGATCTACACCGAGACCGCGAAAACCGACGGCCGCGTCTTCGGCGCGAGCGCGACCGACGGCGAGGCCGAGGTCCGGAACTCGGGGAACCTCGTCCTCTACGACGGGCGCACGCGAAGCTACTGGAGCCAACTCCTCGCCCGCGCCATCTGCGGCGAGCGCGAGGGCGATCGGCTCACGATCCGCCCCTCGACGGTGGTTCGCTGGGGGGAGTGGCGCGCCGACCATCCGGAGACGGACGTTCTCCTGCCGCCGCCGCACTCGACGGTGATGTGACCGACGGCCCTTGATCGGCAATCAACTTATCTCGCCTCAGTCCTGCGCTCCGGTATGGTGCGACACGACAGCCTGTCGACGCTCGCAGAGGTACCGCTGCAGACGACACAGACCGAGGTGCTCCGGTTGATCCAGGAGAACGCTTCGCTCAACGCGTCGCTGTGGGTGAACATCGCGCTCGCGGGGCTCTCGATCCTCCTGTTCGTCGCGATGGGACGCCGCATCGAGTCGGCCCGGGCGCGGCTCATCTGGGTGGCGACGCTGCTCGTCCCGCTGGTCTCGATCTCGAGCTACGCCGGGCTCGCGTCGGGGCTGACCGTCGGCCTGCTGGAGATGCCGGCGGGCCACGCCCTCGCCGGCCAGGAGGTGCTCTCGCCGTGGGGTCGCTATCTCACGTGGACGTTCTCGACGCCGATGATCCTCCTCGCGCTCGGGCTGTTGGCCGGGACCGACCGGACGAAGCTGTTCACGGCCATCACGATGGACGTCGGGATGTGCGTCACGGGGCTCGCCGCGGCGCTCATCACCTCGTCGTACCTGCTCCGGTGGGTGTTCTACGGCATCAGCTGTGCCTTCTTCATCGCCGTCCTGTACGTGCTCCTCGTCGAGTGGCCGCAGGACGCGGCGGCCGCCGGCACGAGCGAGATCTTCGGCACGCTCAAACTGCTGACGGTCGTCCTCTGGCTCGGCTATCCGATCCTCTGGGCGCTGGGGAGCGAGGGCTTCGCCCTGCTCGA
This Salinigranum marinum DNA region includes the following protein-coding sequences:
- a CDS encoding acetate--CoA ligase family protein — its product is MSVDAPALAPLFDPDSVAVVGASPDSFYAGNLIDNLLDYGFDGSLYPVNPKREEVWDRPCYDSIDDVPETVDLVVVSVPRDYVVDVVRSAGERGVPVALVVAAGFGEADERGAELEAELAATAAEVGIRVVGPNCIGVMAARGATLTATCSREPEPGSIGLVSQSGALAFTTFFERAADDDVHFSHIVSTGNEADLTTSDYVAYLAAQETVDVVCAYVEGLTDPERFMRVAEAATRAGTPVLTVKIGQSDVAEAATLSHTGSLTGDDDAWEAAFRQTGVQRVPDIPDLLSRASAHATDDAPEGGRVAVASTSGGLASLLADLADERGLALPDITGETEETLLEMDELLTFGAFHNPADIRGYGAEVLPEIADTLFADESFDAYVFAIGLSAVDERAARVAGDLQAIVDRTDDPVFVLWTGRKEPDDPTETPPYARLRRSIPVYEDPGRCMDAVASTVDAAAARDRLAERPTRPELDERLDDPAVDPPRGRVLTWAESEALLAAFDVPVVETHLATTADDAVAAAEAVGYPVVLKIDSPALPHRTDVGAVRVGVDSAEGVRDAFGEITEAARASAPTEAIEGVLVQPMVDDGVEAIAGVSPDEVFGSLVTVGPGGVLVEALNDSAVLVPPFSRDDAREAVETTALADLLADRRGGPALSLDGLVELLVNVGDLATTVEAVAELDLNPILVTDDGPVAVDALIRTRE
- a CDS encoding DUF3179 domain-containing (seleno)protein; this encodes MDDSRAPTRRRLLAVLAAGVTGAFAGCATDAPRAADGETAVTATPRPSPTAPDRGAFAVDGTPVPVEERDSLGEWGLPSTICRAEIVEDTGIRAIVEPVFGDSWEEIAVEERYRMGFEVGDGLTDDSYVIGVTSADGDQARAYPLSVVWWHEIVNDSLDGPLLVTFCPICQSGMVAERLVDGEPTVFGVTGQLWQPPRIYTETAKTDGRVFGASATDGEAEVRNSGNLVLYDGRTRSYWSQLLARAICGEREGDRLTIRPSTVVRWGEWRADHPETDVLLPPPHSTVM
- the hop gene encoding halorhodopsin — encoded protein: MVRHDSLSTLAEVPLQTTQTEVLRLIQENASLNASLWVNIALAGLSILLFVAMGRRIESARARLIWVATLLVPLVSISSYAGLASGLTVGLLEMPAGHALAGQEVLSPWGRYLTWTFSTPMILLALGLLAGTDRTKLFTAITMDVGMCVTGLAAALITSSYLLRWVFYGISCAFFIAVLYVLLVEWPQDAAAAGTSEIFGTLKLLTVVLWLGYPILWALGSEGFALLDVATTSWGYSLLDIGAKYVFAFLLLRWVAANERVVDAVTPGRSTGAETATPADD